The genomic segment CAATTCGATTTTTCAAGTGACTTAAGAACTGCATTTGGAAGGGACTAAAAGAACATGGACCTCTTAAAAACACTTTTTACAGTCGTCATATGCCTTGGTATTGGATGGGCAATCTCTAAAGGGATCATGTTTGGTTTAACTCATATTTAAAGTACCTGATGAAGGTATTCCACAAATGACGAACTAGAAGTGATAGACAGTGCATGGATGTAAGTCAAAGTCGCATAAGAAAAAAAGAACAAACAACACCAACTGAAAAATATATTTCAAAGATGCATAACGTAATAGCAGACCATTACTGAGGAAATTAATGGCTAATGATTGGGAACCAAAAGAAGAACAACACCAAGCTATTATTGCAAGGAGTCTAGAATTTATTTTTGATGAATTAGCTGAGTTACAAGAGGCTTTACACTGTCCAAATTCATTTATTGTTGAAATAGCCAATAAAGTAATATCAGAATATAAAACAAATCAAATCACCATTAGAAGAGATGAAGAATAAATGGAATTTCTACAATCACATGACTTAAACCAATGGGGTCTTTGGACTCCACTTATTGGAGGTATTCTTCTATACGTTGGTTTAAATATTAGAATCACTGAAGTTGATCCTAATGAGTAATAAAAACATGACAAATGAACTTGACTATAGAAAAACGTTAAATTTATAAAAAATTGTAGTTGGGGATGAAGCAAGGAACTATTGAACTAATTCTTTTTGGAATAATTTTCTTGAGTCTTCAATTTTGGTGGATAAGGATGACCATTAAAAATGGTCGAACTGGAGAAGTAGATAAATGGGGGCAAAAAACAAGTTCCAAAAAACTAAATGAATTAGAGAAAGCCAAGCAAGATTTAGAAAAACTTTTTCGATCTTAATTTTTCTAGATCAATAACAACTTTTCAATTAATGAACTATCAAATTCTGCTCGAAAGCTATGCGTCTGGTGAAGCTATTAGTAAAGACGAGTTATCATTGCTGGAATTAGAACTTGATTCTCAACTGGAATCTATTAAATTTTCTCGCACTCAGGGTTGCACTGAAAAAGCTCCTAAACACATTTGCGTAGTTGCTCAAGTATGTGAAGGTAGTAGTTGGATCACATGCTTGGCCTCAATATTAGATAAGTCTAATCCACTCTCTCTAGGTAAGAAATCAAGAGGAGCAAAAGTCATTGATGCACTTCTATAAAACAATTATTTAATGAATTAAACTAAGAGCAGCAATTTTCAATCCATTTTCATCACTCAAATTATTATCAAAAGAATCGAATGAACAATGATGAAAGTCGTGAAGAGAGAAAAAAACGTTTTAAGAGTCTTTCAAGTGAAGAAAGAAAAAAATTGATTAGGAAGAAATTAGAACTACAAGGTTTAACAGAGGGAAGCGGTGTGAGAGAAGAGGATCAATCATCTTATGACAAGGAAGAAATGATAGATTTAATCCTATTAACAAGATGTTTTCAAAAGAATAAATTTCAATAACTGATCCAGGCAAAATTTGTTTTAAGAAGTTAGTTCCTGCAAAATGGATATATGGATAAACCTATTAAAAAAAAGAAAATTACCTTTGGAAGGTTTGCAGTACGTACTCTTGCTATTTCTGCAAGTACTCTAGCGCTATTTGATTTTCTAAAAGGAGAATATCAAGCTGGATGGCTCCTAGCACTTGGATGGTTAACAATCGTGATCGGGGAGAACAGGATGTTTAATGGTGAAAAGACAAATGAAGAAACCTAAGAGAACGATCAACTGTTAACTATCAATAAATACATCTATAAAATTCATTCAGTTTTTACTCCCTATGCCACCATAAAAAAGAAACCAGTATATGAATCTTTCAATATTTAGACATTTTATTTCAACCAATTAGTTCTATGAATGAAACCCAGAAAAATAAAAACTTTAATTTAACTGAAATGAAGTTCAAGTTTAATGATCTATTTACTGGGATTGCTTTGCTGTTGTGTGCATTTTTATGTGCGTTTAGCCTTGCACTAATTGCAATAAGATTAGGCCCAATAGCTAAATGGGCTAATTATCAAACTATTTGTGTAGAACAAGAAAGTTTAAAATCCCCAACAGAGTGGGCTGTACGTAAATGTAATGGAAGGTCAAAAGTTTATCAAGTGAAGTGAGAGCAATTCAATTAAAGTTGAATTAGAAGTTTTCACCAATCAGATATTCACGTTTTTCTGAACAAGCAATAACACAAAATTAATTATTCAGAGCCAAAACAATAGAAATCCTGCCAAAAGTCCAGACATATGACCAAATAGACTAATTCCAGGGAGGAATGACCAAATAATTCCAACACCTGTGAGTAAAGAAATAGATTTTAGTAATCCTGGATCTTTCTTTAATTCGCAACTGATTGAAAGAAATTTATTCTTTCCATAAATAGTTGTCATTAAAATAAAAGCGTCGATACCAAATAAAACACCACTAAAGCCAATTGCTAGAGACATAGGATTACCTAAAACTAAAATATCTAGGCACCAACAAATAAATGCTTGGATAGGCATTATCAATGCAACAAAAGCTAGAAAGAAATAGTCACTTTTAAGGCCAAGTGATTTTAGAAAATATCTGGCCACAATAATTCCAGAGACATTTGCCAATAAATGATTTAGGTCACCGTGAAAAAAATGGGACGTAATCATCCTGTATGGCTCATAAAACAAACGACCAGACCAATAAGCAATGTAAGTCTTATCAATTATTCCTAAAAAATCTGTTGCAATGAAGCAAATAGTGCAAGCAAAAAAGGGGACAAGATATTGCCAATCATCTTTTGAAATTTTCTCAATCATTCGAAAAAAGAGTTGCCGTTAATCCAATCGTACTTTGAGAATATGATCAACACAAAAGGGAAAAGGTTAATTCTTTAACTATGTGATTAAGCTAAAATGTTTGATTATCAAGAGCTACATCAATAAATAAGGTTCTAAAGCCTAGGGTATAACAAAGCTATTTTAGATATAGATGAACATCGAATTAAAAAAGAAACTAAATCTGAATAGTTATGAATGGTGGAGAAACCACCGAAGATTTGTAACCCTTGGATTATTTCTAGCGTTTTTTGCTGGCTATGTCAGAGGTCCTTCAGCGAAAGACTTCAAAGTTAATGATATTTGCGGACGTCTTAGCGCTGATTTGATTACGGGTGAAGAAGCTGCAAGAGGATTAAAATTAGGGAAGCAAAGAATCGATGGACTAGAGGGAGAGAAAGCTAATATCACTAATCACTACTACCATGCCAAGTACTACTGCCAAGGCTACACAAAAGGTAATGTAGGCTTGGGATACTAATTAACATAATTACTAAAATAGCCAGAGAAAAGCATTGCACTTTTCACGCCGCTTTGACGGATCTGGCTTTTGGACTAAGCTTTGACGGCTTTAGAACTTGCTTTCCTTGCACGCCTTGCAGGTCTTCCTGCTACAGCCTTAGATGTTACCTTTGAAACTGACTTAGCGCTTGAAGTTGACTTTTTTGCCTGAGCAGAAGCTACTTTCTTAACAGCTGTCTTAACTTTAGAAGTCTTAACTTTTGCTTTAGCAGCAGTCTTGGCTGGAGCAGGTTTACTTACTGCCTTCTTAGCAATTGCTTTTTTAGCTACAGGCTTTTTGACAGCTGTCTTTTTAGCAGAGGTTTTTGCTGAAACCTTCTTAGCTCTTGTAGTTTTACGAGTACGGTGAGAAAGAATCAAAGCCCACTCATCAGCACTAACATTGGCAGGCTTATTACCATGGACTTCAGAAACTTTTGCAGCTTTCTCAATATCCTTAATTAAGTTTTTCCAAGAAGCTGCGTAACGTTTATCAGATTGAGATTTAGCACCACTCTCTACAAGAGTTTCAACAACTTGTGATGCTGTTACTTTTTTTCTTCTTCTGTTAAAGATTTCCTTTTGAAGAGTAGCGATCATGGCTTCGCCTTTAGCGCTAACTTTGATACTTAATTGAGACATTGAATTAAGAATTACCTATATACAACATCTAGCACATTGTGGGTATCCAAACCGAACAATCTATTTACATGTAGATGTAAATAGCATTTGCATCTTGCTAATTCCTATAAATAAAGTTCAAAATAAGGCAAAAGATGAAAAAAACAAGTCATAGTCTTATTTAAATAAAAGCAGGGAAAGTCTCACTTAAAGCAAAAATGACTATCAAGAAGGTATTAATGCTTTATTCTTTATTAAAAATCGATCAATTAACTTAGCTATCTATTGAAAATGTTCTTTCTAATTTTGCTTTAATTTGCTTTAAGGACGGTTCTGAGACCTTGAGAATTTTTTTATAGAAGCCAAACAGTTTAAGACAGGCCAAGGGAACAAATATTGTCAGTAGTAAGGTTTTGGTAGTAATCATATGAATGTTATAAGCCAAATCAATTAGAAACGTACAAATATTACTTGTTAAAGCTATGTATAAAAACAAAGTCTTTCGTAAATTTTAGTTAAGGTCAAGAAGTTCAAGAACGAATTAATCAATTAAATAAAATGAAAGACCGGAAGGATCTAAAAGCCCTTATTTACCAAGTCGCAGCAGCAACAGATAGAGGTCAAAGAATGAACGCGATGATTGCTCCTATGTACCAAAATAAATTAGAAGAGATGAAGAAACTGGTTGAGGATCTACAGCCACTGTCAGATGAAATAACTCAGAGTTCTATTGAAGGTGAATGGGAGCTTATTTACTCATCAGTTGAGTTATTTAGAAGCTCTCCATTCTTTTTAGCCATTGAAAAAGCCTTAAACGACAAATCAAAAAGCGATTTATTTTTCAAGCTTCATCTTTTACAAGTAGGATCATTTGGTTTGTCAACAGTAGGCAGAGTAGGTCAATATCTCAATTTTACTAAAGGAGAAATGATCTCTACCTTTGATACTACGATCTTTGGTCTTACAACTATCCCTATCCTTGGTTGGTTCAAACTTTTGCCTACCTTTGGCGGGCGCGTCATAACGCTTGCTAACAAACTTCAGTTAAAAAACAACATACTTTCTATGGAGTTAGAGAAGACTAAGGTGTCAGAGGTTGATGGTCTGGGGAAAATCCCCTTTATAGATAGCATTCTGATGGAAAGGTGGTATCCAGTTAAGACCGTATGGAAACTTCTACCATGGAATAAAGAAAATCCAAATTGTGAGATTAGCGTGATCTATGTGGACAAGGATTTAAGAATCATCCGAGATATGCACGGAGCACTGTTTGTTTACATACGTCCATCAATACCTCTTCTTAAACAAACAACAATTTAGTCAATATTTTTTTTAATATTCAATTGTTTGAAGCAGTCACGAAGAAATTGTTGTAGAAACTCTAAAGAAGAAAAAATCTCTTAATTAAAAAATAAATGAGAAATCCTGAAGTAATAGTTATTGGAAGTGGTATAGGAGGTTTATGTTGCGGCGGACTACTCGCAAAAGCAGGTAAAAGGGTCCTAATTCTTGAGGCTCACTCAAAGCCAGGAGGTGCTGCTCATGGCTTTGAGAAAAATGGTTATAAATTTGAATCTGGTCCATCTCTTTGGAGTGGAATAGGTAGTTGGCCTACGACAAATCCTTTAGGTCAGGTCCTTAAAGCTCTTAACCAAAAAGTTGATTTAATTAAATATCAGGATTGGAATGTTCAAATTCCTGAGGGTGACTACACAATTGGAGTTGGAGATAGACGTTTTCTTGATCAGATCAATTCAATTAGCGGAAAAGATGCCATGAAAGAGTGGGAAAATTTTATTCAAGTTATTAAACCTATTGGTGCAGCAGCTAATGCAATTCCTTTATTAGCTCTAAATCAAAACAAGGAAACCGTATTGCAGCTCTTAAAACGTAGTAAAACACTTCTCACACACTTGAAATCTTTTAAATATCTTGGAGGTGCTTTTGGAAATTTAGTTGATGACCATCTTAAAGATCCATTTTTAAGAAATTGGGTTGAATTACTTTGTTTTCTAATAAGTGGTTTATCTAAAGACGAAACAAATGCAGCAGCTATGGCAACACTTTTTGATGATTGGTTTAACCCCGATGCCTACTTGGAATATCCAAAGGGAGGAAGTGAATCAATCGTTAAGGCACTATTGGATGGGATTTACTCATTTGGAGGGGATCTTCAACTAAATTCAAAAGTTAGTCAGATAATAATAAAAAGGAATAAAGCAATCGGAATTGAATTGAAAAACGGTGAGAGAATATTTGCAGATCATATAGTTAGCAATGCAGATATTTGGAATACTATTGAGTTAATACCAAAAGAGATATCCCAAAAGTGGAGAGGGAAAAGGTCAAAGACTCCAAAATGTAAGTCATTTCTTCATCTACATCTTGGGTTTAATGCAGAAGGACTGAAAGATATTCCACTTCATTCAATATGGGTTAATGATTGGTCCAAGGGTATTACAGCCGAGAGAAATGTTGTAGTTCTCTCTATTCCATCGGCATTAGATCCAACAATGTCTCCACCAAATAAGCACATACTTCATGGGTATACACCTGCGAATGAACCGTGGGAAAGATGGGAGGGGCTTAAAATTGGTTCAAAAGAATATGAACGTACAAAAGAAGAGAGGTGCTCAGTCTTCTGGGAACCAATAAAAAAATTAGTGCCTGATATAGAAGAAAGAATCGAAGTAAAAATGCTAGGGACACCACTTACACATCAACGGTTTTTAAATACAAAAAATGGAAGTTATGGTCCAGCCTTATCAGCTGCAGAAGGCCTTTTCCCAGGAAATAAAACTCCAATTAAAAATCTATTGTTGTGTGGCTCAAGTACATTCCCAGGAATCGGGATACCACCTGTAGCAGCCAGTGGTGCCATGGCCGCCAATACAATTCTTGGATCCAAATTTCAAAGAGATCTAATTGAAGAACTAGGCTTATAAAAAATGCCTATGGTTGCTAGATAACGTGAAAATACAAATCAAATGGCCAACTCACTCAATAAAGCTTTTACAGGAGTAATTGCTCTTGCTCTGATTGTGATAGCTGTTGGTCGTATCCCCTTTTCCAGAGAGAAAGAGCTTTCAAATTTATGCAGGGAATACTACACAATGTACCTTAATCAGAATGACTATTCATTAAAGGAAAAGAACGAGAAGATCAAAATGATTGCAAATAAAACAGGTCTTAAAGCTGAGACAAACAATGTTGGTAATTTTTGTAATTCGTTCTATTTCAACCAAAGATAGATTTAGGATCAATTTAGTATTTAAATAATATTAGTAGCGAGGAAAATCATGAAGAAAGAAACTTCATCAAATGTCCTTGAAAAAATTGATATCGCTAGAGAAAGAATCAAGGAATTAGAAACAATGATTAATCTTTGGGAAGGCGGCAAAGTAGCCAGCTTTTGGGATACTGAATGCTCCACAAATCGATCCTCTCCGAGTTACCTTCTCTTTAATGATTGACCTTCACTGGATAAATCTCTAAGCCAACACAAGCGAATAATTAAATATCAGAAACCCCTCAATTAGCCTTAGTAGGTCAGTAAAAAGACATCCAAGAGCCTTAAAGATCTTTTAATGCACTTCAGAGATAAATTTCTTTATCTGGTGAAATCTACATTTTCGAACTCATGATTCATAAAAAAATTTTATAGAGTTAAAAAAATCGTTGATAAAAATGCCTGAGCTAGAAAAAGTCGTTTCATCCAGTGACTTTGATGATTGGTTTTCATTGAACGACACTATTATGGGTGGCTCAAGCAAGGCAGTTTGTAGAGCCTCCTCAAAAGGCCTCTCCTTAGAAGGGGTTGTAGTTGAGGAAAAAGGGGGTTTTGTTAGTTGCAAATCTCCAATATTTACACCACTTCTAAATTTATCGAGTTATCAAGGTTTTGAATTAAAAATTGAAGGTAAAGGTCGAACTTTAAAATTTGGAGTTTCCTGTAAGTACGGAATTTTAGGCTTAAAAGAATTTTTCTTAAATAAGTCACCTGGTGGGCTCAGATGGGTAGCAGAAATAGATACAAAAAGATTTGGGACAACCATAATCAAAGTTCCTTTTGAAAGTCTTGAACCAACTGTTCTTGCAAAAAAAATCTCTTTACCAATTAAATTCAAATCAGACTCTATAAGCCAATTTCAATTACTACATTCCAAATTCGGCAGACCAGGAGAACTTAACCCTGGCTTTAAGCCTGGAAAGATAAATTTTCTATTGCAATCAATTAGTGTTTATTAGCATTATCAGGAAAGCATACAAACGTAGATATTTCTTATTTCTAAAGTAATACTGGGCAACTGACGTAATAAAAATATTTCTCAAGAAAACGAACAGTAAAAAAAAATTAAAGCCATGAAAAAATATTTTTACTGTTTATAATTTGATTAATTACATAAATGCCCTTTGAGGTGGGTGGATAACTTAAGTATATAACCACAACAATATGAAGAACAAAGACTTTCCATCGATATGTGGATTTGAATTTGCAATTAACGAATTAGTAAATAAGGAGAGGAATAGTAGACAATTCAAGGAAAATTTAAATTTTGAGAATGTTAATTCAGGATTTGCATGTGCCCTCCATATGCATCAACCCACAATTCCAGCAGGTAAGAATGGAGAGCTCATTTCACATTTGCAATATATGTTTGAGCACACCTCAGAAGGAGATAATCACAATGCCGAACCATTTGCTCAATGCTATAAACGTCTAGCTGAAATCATTCCAAGCCTGATAAAAGATGGATATGATCCGAAAATAATGCTTGATTATTCTGGAAATCTTCTATGGGGGATTGAACAGATGGGTCGCGAGGATATTCTTTCCTCGTTAAAACTACTGACCTGTGATGAGACAGTTCATCCACATGTTGAATGGCTAGGAACCTTTTGGAGTCATGCTGTAGCTTCTTCAACACCACCCTCTGACTTTAAATTACAGATAACAGCTTGGCAACATCACTTTTCAGCATTGTTCGGAGAAGATGCATTACTTCGAGTAAATGGATTTTCTCTTCCTGAGATGCATCTTCCAAACCATCCTGATGTTCTTTTTCAATTAATAAAAGCTCTTAAAGAATGTGGGTATCGATGGGTAATGGTTCAAGAACACAGTGTTCAGAATATAGATGGCTCAAGTCTCAGAGACGATCAAAAATATATTCCCAACATGCTCAAAGCTCAAGCAAGTAATGGAGATACGATCTCTATACTTTCACTAATAAAAACTCAAGGGTCAGATACAAAGCTTGTTGGTCAAATGCAACCTTATTACGAGGCACTAGGACTATGTAAACAACATTTAGGTCAACATATTATTCCGAAGCTGGTTTCCCAAATTGCTGATGGAGAAAATGGCGGAGTAATGATGAACGAATTTCCTCAAGCTTTTATTCAGGCGTATAAAAGAATTGGCCCAAAAACAAATATAAGTCCCACAATTGCTATGAACGGATCTGAATACCTCAACTTCCTAGAGACTTCAAATGTAGATGAAGATACCTATCCAGTGATACAAGCAATCGATCAACACAAAATATGGGGGAAAATATCCGGACCAATAACACCAACAAAATTTAAAAAAGCAATTGAAGTATTAAAAGAGGAAGATCAATCTTTTTCTTTGAGTGGAGCTAGCTGGACTAACGACTTAAGTTGGGAAGATGGATACAATAACGTTTTAGAACCAATTTCAAAACTTAGTTCATATTTTCACGAAACATTTGACCATTTAGTAGCTCAAAATCCATCGCTAACAAAAACGCATAGTTATCAAAAAGCACTCCTTTACCTTTTGCTATTAGAAACTAGCTGCTTCCGTTACTGGGGACAGGGGAAATGGACTGATTACGCTAAAACGATCTTCGAAAAAGGCGAAGAGGTACTTAGAAACATAGAAATTTCATCTAACTAAAGTTGACTTATTTTGTAAAGGCATCAATCAAAAAAAAGAAATAACTAGCATAAAATAAATTTTTGCGTTAAGGTCACCGACCAAAGCTTTAATGAAATGACTAGTACAAGTTTTGATAAAAATGGACTTGATAAAGCAGGTATTCATTGGATGCAATATCTTTCAATGACATCAATGTCATTGCTTATATTTCTTATCGCCTTAGACAAAGCTGTTCCAAGTTTTCACCAATTTGTCTTACTTTCAATGGCCAAAGCAGGAATTATTTGCAATGGGATGGCTGGATAAAGCAGTTTGACACATCTACTAATCTTGCTAAAGCATATATAACAAGAAAGCATTTTTAAATAATGAAAGATAAATTCAATCCAGATAACGATGGTTTTGATCCATCAGAGGAATACTTCAAAAAGAAAGGTGATAAATATGAAAATGAAACTGAAGAATATTTCCCTCAAGAGACTTCTAAGCCCCCCCATTATTAGATCAATAAAGGAAGGACTGAACTTAATTTAAAATTAACTAATTATTTATTGCCTATATGGAATGAACGTACCTTCTGGATAAAGTCTTGAGATTGCATTGAAACGCTTTGAGATATGACGTTCTTTATCAATGTTGACTTTACGATTAAGTACTAAAACGTTATGAACCATCCATAGAAAAAAGCCAACAAGCCAATACCAAGATATGGGATGAGCCAAAATTTTTAAATATGATCTAATTTAGGATGGCAATTTTGACAATTTTTTTCATAAGTATTTAAACCTTTTGTCACTACCACAACATAAAATTAAATTTTCATAAA from the Prochlorococcus marinus str. NATL2A genome contains:
- a CDS encoding rhomboid family intramembrane serine protease, whose amino-acid sequence is MIEKISKDDWQYLVPFFACTICFIATDFLGIIDKTYIAYWSGRLFYEPYRMITSHFFHGDLNHLLANVSGIIVARYFLKSLGLKSDYFFLAFVALIMPIQAFICWCLDILVLGNPMSLAIGFSGVLFGIDAFILMTTIYGKNKFLSISCELKKDPGLLKSISLLTGVGIIWSFLPGISLFGHMSGLLAGFLLFWL
- a CDS encoding PAP/fibrillin family protein, whose amino-acid sequence is MKDRKDLKALIYQVAAATDRGQRMNAMIAPMYQNKLEEMKKLVEDLQPLSDEITQSSIEGEWELIYSSVELFRSSPFFLAIEKALNDKSKSDLFFKLHLLQVGSFGLSTVGRVGQYLNFTKGEMISTFDTTIFGLTTIPILGWFKLLPTFGGRVITLANKLQLKNNILSMELEKTKVSEVDGLGKIPFIDSILMERWYPVKTVWKLLPWNKENPNCEISVIYVDKDLRIIRDMHGALFVYIRPSIPLLKQTTI
- a CDS encoding phytoene desaturase family protein, which translates into the protein MRNPEVIVIGSGIGGLCCGGLLAKAGKRVLILEAHSKPGGAAHGFEKNGYKFESGPSLWSGIGSWPTTNPLGQVLKALNQKVDLIKYQDWNVQIPEGDYTIGVGDRRFLDQINSISGKDAMKEWENFIQVIKPIGAAANAIPLLALNQNKETVLQLLKRSKTLLTHLKSFKYLGGAFGNLVDDHLKDPFLRNWVELLCFLISGLSKDETNAAAMATLFDDWFNPDAYLEYPKGGSESIVKALLDGIYSFGGDLQLNSKVSQIIIKRNKAIGIELKNGERIFADHIVSNADIWNTIELIPKEISQKWRGKRSKTPKCKSFLHLHLGFNAEGLKDIPLHSIWVNDWSKGITAERNVVVLSIPSALDPTMSPPNKHILHGYTPANEPWERWEGLKIGSKEYERTKEERCSVFWEPIKKLVPDIEERIEVKMLGTPLTHQRFLNTKNGSYGPALSAAEGLFPGNKTPIKNLLLCGSSTFPGIGIPPVAASGAMAANTILGSKFQRDLIEELGL
- a CDS encoding CIA30 family protein, yielding MPELEKVVSSSDFDDWFSLNDTIMGGSSKAVCRASSKGLSLEGVVVEEKGGFVSCKSPIFTPLLNLSSYQGFELKIEGKGRTLKFGVSCKYGILGLKEFFLNKSPGGLRWVAEIDTKRFGTTIIKVPFESLEPTVLAKKISLPIKFKSDSISQFQLLHSKFGRPGELNPGFKPGKINFLLQSISVY